ATTACTCTTTGTAACGGGTCCTGCCGCTTGCGGTGTTCTGGTCTCCCGCATAACACGGGAACCCTCCAGAACAACCTCCAGCGTCACCCGTATCTCATCAGTTTTGAAATGAACTCTACTGAAGGGCTTTCACGATGAATGTTGATCAATTAGCAATAAATACAATACGCACCCTTTCGATGGACGCTGTCCAAAAGGCGAACTCGGGCCATCCAGGAACACCAATGGCGCTCGCACCTCTGTCGCATCTTCTCTGGAGCCGTTTTCTTCGTTTTAATCCTGAAAATCCCCATTGGTATAATCGCGATCGCTTTGTTCTTTCCTGCGGGCATGCATCAATGTTGCTCTATGCGCAGCTTCATCTCGCGGGTTTTGATCTTCCATTGGAAGAGATCAAAAATTTTCGCCAGTGGAAAAGTAAAACTCCAGGCCATCCTGAATATGGCCATACTCCTGGTGTAGAAACAACCACCGGACCTCTTGGACAAGGGTTTGGAAATGCAGTCGGGATGGCGATTGCAGAAGCGCATTTGGCTGCAAAGTTTAATCGAAAAGATTTTCGTATCGTTGATCACGAAACCTATGTTCTCTGCAGTGACGGCGATCTCATGGAGGGAGTGGCTTCTGAAGCGGCCTCACTTGCGGGTTTCCTCAAACTCGGAAGACTGATTGCCTTTTATGATGACAATAAAATTACGATCGATGGTTCCACGGATCTTGCCTTTGGAGAAAATGTGGGGAAACGATTTGAAGCATACGGATGGCATGTGGAACATGCGGATGATGCGAATGATTTGGGCAAATTAGAGAGAGCTCTTCAGAGTGCAAAAGAAGAAGGGGCGAAGCCCTCGCTGATTATTGTTCGATCTCACATTGCCTATGGCAGTCCTAACAAACAGGATACATCTGCGGCGCATGGCGCAGCGCTTGGAGAAGAAGAGGTAAAACTCACAAAGCAAGCGTACGGTTGGCCAGATGAGACGTTTGTTGTTCCAGAAGAAGTGAAAAGTTTTTACGAAAAAGTTGCTGCTGAAGGAATGAGAAAAGAAGAGAAGTGGAAAGCTCTTTTTGATCGGTATCGAAATGAATATCCTGAACTTGCTGCTGAATGTGAACGTGTGATGCAAGGGAAGCTTCCGGCGAATGCAGAAAAAGAATGGCCTCAAATCGATACGACAAAAAATCCAGCGACACGAAGTGTGTCGCATTCCCTTCTTCAACACGCTGCGAAAATTTTTCCTGAACTCATTGGAGGTTCGGCTGATCTTGCCGTTTCTAATTTAACGTTCGTCAAAGAGGAAAAAGATTTTTCATCGCAGTCACGTGAAGGACGCAATCTTCATTTTGGCATTCGCGAACATGGAATGGCAGCTATCGTGAATGGAATCGCACTGCATGGTGGACTTCTTCCGTATGCGGCGACATTTCTTGTTTTTACTGACTATATGCGTCCCTCCATTCGGCTTGCCGCTCTGATGAATATTCCGACACGCTATATTTTTACGCACGATTCCATTGGTCTCGGAGAAGATGGGCCTACCCATCAGCCAATCGAGCATCTTATGTCGTTGAGGATGATTCCCAACATGACGGTTATTCGCCCCGCTGATGCAGCAGAGACGCTTGGCGCTTGGAAGTATATGACGATGTATCGAAAGGGACCGGTGGCGCTTGTGCTGACGCGCCAGGGAGTGCAGCATCTTTCAACGACTTCAGCAGAGAATGTGGAAAAAGGAGCCTATGTCGTTGCAGAAACAAAAGGAAAAGAGCTTACGCTCATTCTTGTTGCCACAGGTTCTGAAGTATCACTTGCGCACGAAGCTTTTTTACAATTAGAGCAAGATGGCATTGGAGTTCGTCTCGTCAGCATGCCGTCGTGGGAACTTTTCTTTCAGCAATCAGAGTTTTATCAACAAGAGATTTTCCCAGATCATGTGCCGCTTCGTCTCTCCATTGAAGCAGGGACAACCTTTGGATGGGAAAAAGTTGTTGGTGAACGAGGTGATTCCATTGGCCTTGATCACTTTGGAGCAAGCGCTCCCGCCAATATTCTTTTCGAGCAATTTGGATTTACAGTTAGCAATATTGTCACCCGTGCAAAAAAGCTCTTGAGTTCGTCTTTTTCCTGAAGATAATACCTCCACTATTTATTCCACATCATCAAAAGGGGGAAATATGCACAAATGTCCAAGTGTGAAGTGTTTTTTTACCGAGTGTGACTGCTGGTGCAAAATGTCATGCGTGCTCGGAAGTTTTGTTCTTTTGTTGTTGCGTCTCTATTTTGGTTGGCATTTCTTGATGGCAGGGAAAGGGAAGTTTATGAATACAGAACAAGTGACGGGATTTTTTACCAATCTCGCCATTCCTTTTCCTCACATTATGGTCTACGTCGTTGCTGCCATTGAAATGATTGGCGGAGCTTTTTTATTGATCGGTTTAGCTGCCCGTTTCGTTTCAATTCCTTTATCAGTGACGATGATTGTCGCATTTTTTACGGCACATCTGGAAGCCGTGAAAAATATCTTCAAAGATCCTGAAACTTTTTTTGCGCAGGATCCATTTCTCTTTTTACTGACGACACTTTTGGTTCTCTCTTTTGGGCCGGGAATGTTTTCCATCGATTATGTGATCAAAAAGAAATGTTGCCAGAGTGATGTCGGTTCTTCAGGAACAAAAACAAGTTGTTGTTCATAACAGTTCGTTTCTGTTTGTGTCATGGTGATGCAGGGAAGCAGAACTGATGTGCTTGTGGGGGATTCATGAAGCGATCATATAAAGGTGCAGTAGTTGCAGCAGCAGTGGCAGGTTTTTTCTTCGCGGGAAAAGCAATTGCGGATAACACCCAACCAACGACAACAGCAAAAACAGAAACCACCGCAAAGGTAAAATGTTTCGGGGTCAATGAATGTAAAGGTCATAGCGAATGCGCAGGCGCAAAAAATGGATGTCATGGACAAAATGGATGCAAAGGGCAGGGTTGGGAAATGATGAAAAAAGAAGATTGTGTAAAAAAGGGTGGAACAGTTAAGTAAGGAACAAATGGAATTTCCTTTTTTAGGTTTTGGCGTCGGCCTCCGGACCACGCATTATAGTCATATCTTGGAACACTGGCCTCAAATCGATTGGTTTGAGATCATTTCCGAAAACTATATGGTGGACGGAGGCCGACCTCTTTATATCCTCGAACAAGTTCAAGAACGCTATCCGCTGGTCATGCATGGAGTTTCACTTTCGATCGGCTCAACAGATCCGCTGAATAAAGATTATCTGAAACGTCTCAAAAAACTGGCAGATGTGGTGAAACCAAAATGGATTTCAGATCATCTCTGTTTTGCGTGCACTGGCGGGCATAATTCTCATGATCTCTTGCCACTGCCTTATACCGAAGAAGCAATTACGCATGTGGCAAAACGGATTCAACAAGTCCAAGATCATCTGGGGTGTCAGATGCTTCTCGAAAATGTTTCGAGCTATATGGAATACAAGCATTCCACGATGAGTGAGTGGGAATTTTTAAAAGCGATTGTGGAAGAAGCAGATTGTAAAACGCTTCTGGATATTAATAATATTTATGTGAGTTCTGTGAATCATTCTTTTGATCCGATGAAGTTTATCTCTGCGATTCCACCAGATCGCGTCAAACAGTTTCATTTAGCAGGACATACGGAATATGAAACGCACTTGCTCGATACCCATGATCACGAAATTAAATCTGAAGTGTGGAAGCTCTACACCAAAGCGCTTGAACGTTTTGGAAATATTTCAACGCTCATTGAGTGGGATGATCATATTCCTCCCTTTGAAGAGTTGAAATCGTCCGCAGATAAAGCAAAAAAACTTTATGAAGCCTATGCACACGCTCGAACAAACACAGAAACTGGTGTGGCAGCTCATCTCTGATCCTCATGGCGTTCAAGCTGCAATACGAAAGCTTGCTTTATGCGAGCTTCCCATTCAGGGTGATCACCGTTTAAGCGCTGAGGAGCGGCTCGATATTTATGCGCAGATGTATTTTTTTCGTCTGCTCAATTGCCTTCAAGAAGATTTTCCAGCTGTGAGAGCATTTCTTGGCTCTGAATCTTTTGCGCATGTGGTGGCGAATTATGTTGGAAGCTTTCCATCAGAACACTGGTCGCTTCGTTATGCAGGTGCAAGACTTCCCGATTTTTTGAAGAGTACGGAATATCATCAGATATCGCCTTTTCTTTCTGATCTTGCTCGTTTTGAATGGCAACTTTTAGATGTGATCGATGCTCCTGATGCAAAACTTCTTTCGCAAAATCGCTTGGCAGAAATTTCTCCTGAGATGTGGGAGAAAATAAAATTTTCTCTTCTTCCTTCATGTCGTCTTCTTTCTCTTTCATGGGAGACGGCGCCTCTTTACGAAGGGCTGCGCCCCTCTCTGGGGAGTACAGTAGAAAAAGAAGAAATCATGACTCCAGTAAAACAAGAAGTGACGTATCTCATATGGCGTCCTCAGTTTGACGTGAAATATCGTGTGGTTGACGGTCTTGAGCATGAACTCCTCGCGCTCCTTCACAATGGGGTGACGTTTGGGGAACTCTGTGAAAAAGCATATGACGCTCTTGGGAATGTTGGAGTGACCAACACTGCGCAACTATTGCAAGGCTGGATTAAAGATGGTTTGTTAACGAACCTTGATGAAGCGTTCTATTTCAAAACTGACAAATGATTGGGGTGGCACCGACGACGGATCCCAGGGGTGCCCCGCGTTAGCGGGGAGGTGGAACGTCGGAGGTGACAGGACCCGTATCAGAAAATGTTTTGAAATAGAACTCTTATAACAAGTTTATTGACAATCGTCCCTGTTCTCTCTTATGCATCCCCTGTATCTGAAAGGAGTCCATTATGTTTGCAGCTTCAGGTTGTGGTTCGTGTGGTTGTCACTCTGCGGAGGAGACACCAAAAGTAGAGCAAAAAGAGACAGCACCTCTTGAGGGCGGAACGCTTACGATTACCGCAAAAGCGGGTGAAAAGGTGAAAGGCTTCATGGATCAAATGCCAGGAGCCCAGGGAAAATTGTTGCGCATTGCGATTCGTGCAGGTGGCTGTTCAGGCTATTCCTATGATTTTGTTTTTGATGCGAAACGCGAAGGGGATCAAGAATTCCCAGCTGGCGATGTTTCTGTCATTGTTGATTCCATGAGCATGAAGCTTTTAAATGGAAGCACCATTGATTATCTTGAAACCATGCAGGGTGCTGGTTTT
Above is a window of Deltaproteobacteria bacterium RIFCSPHIGHO2_02_FULL_44_16 DNA encoding:
- a CDS encoding transketolase, whose amino-acid sequence is MNVDQLAINTIRTLSMDAVQKANSGHPGTPMALAPLSHLLWSRFLRFNPENPHWYNRDRFVLSCGHASMLLYAQLHLAGFDLPLEEIKNFRQWKSKTPGHPEYGHTPGVETTTGPLGQGFGNAVGMAIAEAHLAAKFNRKDFRIVDHETYVLCSDGDLMEGVASEAASLAGFLKLGRLIAFYDDNKITIDGSTDLAFGENVGKRFEAYGWHVEHADDANDLGKLERALQSAKEEGAKPSLIIVRSHIAYGSPNKQDTSAAHGAALGEEEVKLTKQAYGWPDETFVVPEEVKSFYEKVAAEGMRKEEKWKALFDRYRNEYPELAAECERVMQGKLPANAEKEWPQIDTTKNPATRSVSHSLLQHAAKIFPELIGGSADLAVSNLTFVKEEKDFSSQSREGRNLHFGIREHGMAAIVNGIALHGGLLPYAATFLVFTDYMRPSIRLAALMNIPTRYIFTHDSIGLGEDGPTHQPIEHLMSLRMIPNMTVIRPADAAETLGAWKYMTMYRKGPVALVLTRQGVQHLSTTSAENVEKGAYVVAETKGKELTLILVATGSEVSLAHEAFLQLEQDGIGVRLVSMPSWELFFQQSEFYQQEIFPDHVPLRLSIEAGTTFGWEKVVGERGDSIGLDHFGASAPANILFEQFGFTVSNIVTRAKKLLSSSFS